A window of Acinonyx jubatus isolate Ajub_Pintada_27869175 chromosome E4, VMU_Ajub_asm_v1.0, whole genome shotgun sequence contains these coding sequences:
- the UBQLN4 gene encoding ubiquilin-4 isoform X3: protein MAEPSGAEARPPIRVTVKTPKDKEEIVICDRASVKEFKEEISRRFKAQQDQLVLIFAGKILKDGDTLNQHGIKDGLTVHLVIKTPQKAPDPAATTASSPSTPDPASAPSTTPASPAAPAQPSTSGSATSDAGSGSRRSSGGGPSPGAGEGPPSATASILSGFGGLLGLGSLGLGSANFMELQQQMQRQLMSNPEMLSQIMENPLVQDMMSNPDLMRHMIMANPQMQQLMERNPEISHMLNNPELMRQTMELARNPAMMQEMMRNQDRALSNLESIPGGYNALRRMYTDIQEPMFSAAREQFGNNPFSSLAGNSDSSSSQPLRTENREPLPNPWSPSPPTSQAPGSGGEGTGGSGTSQVHPTVSNPFGINAASLGSGVFNSPEMQALLQQISENPQLMQNVISAPYMRSMMQTLAQNPDFAAQMMVNVPLFAGNPQLQEQLRLQLPVFLQQMQNPESLSVLTNPRAMQALLQIQQGLQTLQTEAPGLVPSLGSFGMSRTPAAPAGSDTGSAPEAPTSSPAPPATPSPAGAPNAPQHLMQQMVQLLAGGGNSQVQTPEGGGPAPPSRGPSSAGADDAGSTVPAAAGAAQLHGLHQP, encoded by the exons ATGGCGGAGCCGAGCGGGGCCGAGGCCAGGCCCCCCATTCGGGTCACCGTCAAGACCCCCAAGGACAAGGAGGAAATCGTGATCTGCGATCGAGCCTCCGTCAAGGAG TTCAAAGAGGAGATCTCCAGGAGGTTTAAGGCTCAGCAGGATCAGCTGGTCCTGATCTTCGCAGGCAAGATCCTCAAGGATGGGGACACCCTGAACCAGCATGGGATCAAGGATGGGCTCACTGTCCATCTGGTCATCAAGACCCCTCAGAA GGCTCCAGATCCAGCTGCCACCACTGCTTCTTCCCCCTCCACTCCAGACCCTGCCTCGGCACCCTCCACCACGCCCGCTTCACCCGCCGCCCCGGCCCAGCCCTCCACCTCTGGCAGTGCCACTTCGGATGCTGGCAGCGGAAGCCGGAGGAGCAGTGGGGGGGGGCcctccccaggggctggggagggacccCCCAGCGCTACTGCATCCATACTCT CTGGCTTTGGGGGCCTCCTGGGCCTGGGCAGCCTGGGCCTGGGCTCCGCCAACTTCATGGAGCTGCAGCAGCAAATGCAGAGACAGCTGATGTCCAACCCCGAGATGCTGTCGCAGATCATGGAGAACCCCCTGGTCCAGGACATGATGTCTAACCCCGACCTGATGCGCCACATGATCATGGCCAACCCCCAGATGCAGCAGTTGATGGAGCGGAACCCTGAGATCAGCCACATGCTCAACAACCCGGAGCTCATGAGGCAG ACCATGGAGCTTGCTCGAAATCCAGCCATGATGCAAGAAATGATGCGGAACCAGGACCGGGCCCTGAGCAACCTGGAGAGCATCCCCGGAGGGTATAACGCCCTCCGCCGCATGTACACAGACATCCAAGAGCCGATGTTCAGTGCTGCCCGGGAACAG TTTGGCAACaaccccttctcttccctggccGGGAACTCCGACAGCTCGTCCTCCCAGCCTCTGCGGACTGAGAACCGAGAGCCCCTCCCTAACCCCTGGAGCCCctcgccccccacctcccaggccccCGGGTCCGGGGGGGAGGGCACCGGAGGATCGGGGACCAGCCAGGTGCACCCGACAGTCTCCAACCCCTTTGGGATCAATGCGGCTAGCCTGGGGTCAG GAGTGTTCAACAGCCCCGAGATGCAGGCTCTCCTCCAGCAGATCTCTGAAAACCCGCAGCTGATGCAGAACGTTATCTCTGCCCCCTACATGCGCAGCATGATGCAGACGCTGGCCCAGAACCCCGACTTTGCTGCTCAG ATGATGGTGAACGTGCCGCTCTTTGCGGGGAACCCCCAGCTGCAGGAGCAGCTCCGCCTCCAGCTCCCCGTCTTCCTGCAGCAG ATGCAGAACCCGGAGTCCCTGTCCGTGCTCACCAACCCCCGCGCCATGCAGGCCCTGCTGCAGATCCAGCAGGGCCTGCAGACCCTGCAGACCGAGGCCCCTGGGCTGGTACCCAG CCTTGGCTCCTTCGGGATGTCCCGGACCCCGGCGGCCCCGGCAGGCAGCGACACTGGGTCTGCGCCAGAGGCCCCCACCTCCTCGCCAGCGCCCCCCGCCACGCCTTCTCCAGCGGGGGCTCCCAATGCTCCCCAGCACCTCATGCAGCAGATGGTCCAGCTGTTGGCAGGGGGCGGGAACTCCCAG GTGCAGACGCCAGAAGGGGGTGGCCCTGCGCCCCCTTCACGAGGCCCGTCCTCTGCAGGTGCAGACGACGCCGGAAGTACGGTTCCAGCAGCAGCTGGAGCAGCTCAACTCCATGGGCTTCATCAACCGTGA
- the UBQLN4 gene encoding ubiquilin-4 isoform X4, producing MAEPSGAEARPPIRVTVKTPKDKEEIVICDRASVKEFKEEISRRFKAQQDQLVLIFAGKILKDGDTLNQHGIKDGLTVHLVIKTPQKAPDPAATTASSPSTPDPASAPSTTPASPAAPAQPSTSGSATSDAGSGSRRSSGGGPSPGAGEGPPSATASILSGFGGLLGLGSLGLGSANFMELQQQMQRQLMSNPEMLSQIMENPLVQDMMSNPDLMRHMIMANPQMQQLMERNPEISHMLNNPELMRQTMELARNPAMMQEMMRNQDRALSNLESIPGGYNALRRMYTDIQEPMFSAAREQFGNNPFSSLAGNSDSSSSQPLRTENREPLPNPWSPSPPTSQAPGSGGEGTGGSGTSQVHPTVSNPFGINAASLGSGVFNSPEMQALLQQISENPQLMQNVISAPYMRSMMQTLAQNPDFAAQMMVNVPLFAGNPQLQEQLRLQLPVFLQQMQNPESLSVLTNPRAMQALLQIQQGLQTLQTEAPGLVPRGCLPPLGLSCLQPWLLRDVPDPGGPGRQRHWVCARGPHLLASAPRHAFSSGGSQCSPAPHAADGPAVGRGRELPGADDAGSTVPAAAGAAQLHGLHQP from the exons ATGGCGGAGCCGAGCGGGGCCGAGGCCAGGCCCCCCATTCGGGTCACCGTCAAGACCCCCAAGGACAAGGAGGAAATCGTGATCTGCGATCGAGCCTCCGTCAAGGAG TTCAAAGAGGAGATCTCCAGGAGGTTTAAGGCTCAGCAGGATCAGCTGGTCCTGATCTTCGCAGGCAAGATCCTCAAGGATGGGGACACCCTGAACCAGCATGGGATCAAGGATGGGCTCACTGTCCATCTGGTCATCAAGACCCCTCAGAA GGCTCCAGATCCAGCTGCCACCACTGCTTCTTCCCCCTCCACTCCAGACCCTGCCTCGGCACCCTCCACCACGCCCGCTTCACCCGCCGCCCCGGCCCAGCCCTCCACCTCTGGCAGTGCCACTTCGGATGCTGGCAGCGGAAGCCGGAGGAGCAGTGGGGGGGGGCcctccccaggggctggggagggacccCCCAGCGCTACTGCATCCATACTCT CTGGCTTTGGGGGCCTCCTGGGCCTGGGCAGCCTGGGCCTGGGCTCCGCCAACTTCATGGAGCTGCAGCAGCAAATGCAGAGACAGCTGATGTCCAACCCCGAGATGCTGTCGCAGATCATGGAGAACCCCCTGGTCCAGGACATGATGTCTAACCCCGACCTGATGCGCCACATGATCATGGCCAACCCCCAGATGCAGCAGTTGATGGAGCGGAACCCTGAGATCAGCCACATGCTCAACAACCCGGAGCTCATGAGGCAG ACCATGGAGCTTGCTCGAAATCCAGCCATGATGCAAGAAATGATGCGGAACCAGGACCGGGCCCTGAGCAACCTGGAGAGCATCCCCGGAGGGTATAACGCCCTCCGCCGCATGTACACAGACATCCAAGAGCCGATGTTCAGTGCTGCCCGGGAACAG TTTGGCAACaaccccttctcttccctggccGGGAACTCCGACAGCTCGTCCTCCCAGCCTCTGCGGACTGAGAACCGAGAGCCCCTCCCTAACCCCTGGAGCCCctcgccccccacctcccaggccccCGGGTCCGGGGGGGAGGGCACCGGAGGATCGGGGACCAGCCAGGTGCACCCGACAGTCTCCAACCCCTTTGGGATCAATGCGGCTAGCCTGGGGTCAG GAGTGTTCAACAGCCCCGAGATGCAGGCTCTCCTCCAGCAGATCTCTGAAAACCCGCAGCTGATGCAGAACGTTATCTCTGCCCCCTACATGCGCAGCATGATGCAGACGCTGGCCCAGAACCCCGACTTTGCTGCTCAG ATGATGGTGAACGTGCCGCTCTTTGCGGGGAACCCCCAGCTGCAGGAGCAGCTCCGCCTCCAGCTCCCCGTCTTCCTGCAGCAG ATGCAGAACCCGGAGTCCCTGTCCGTGCTCACCAACCCCCGCGCCATGCAGGCCCTGCTGCAGATCCAGCAGGGCCTGCAGACCCTGCAGACCGAGGCCCCTGGGCTGGTACCCAG AGGCTGCCTCCCACCTCTTGGTCTCTCCTGCCTGCAGCCTTGGCTCCTTCGGGATGTCCCGGACCCCGGCGGCCCCGGCAGGCAGCGACACTGGGTCTGCGCCAGAGGCCCCCACCTCCTCGCCAGCGCCCCCCGCCACGCCTTCTCCAGCGGGGGCTCCCAATGCTCCCCAGCACCTCATGCAGCAGATGGTCCAGCTGTTGGCAGGGGGCGGGAACTCCCAG GTGCAGACGACGCCGGAAGTACGGTTCCAGCAGCAGCTGGAGCAGCTCAACTCCATGGGCTTCATCAACCGTGA
- the UBQLN4 gene encoding ubiquilin-4 isoform X2, translating into MAEPSGAEARPPIRVTVKTPKDKEEIVICDRASVKEFKEEISRRFKAQQDQLVLIFAGKILKDGDTLNQHGIKDGLTVHLVIKTPQKAPDPAATTASSPSTPDPASAPSTTPASPAAPAQPSTSGSATSDAGSGSRRSSGGGPSPGAGEGPPSATASILSGFGGLLGLGSLGLGSANFMELQQQMQRQLMSNPEMLSQIMENPLVQDMMSNPDLMRHMIMANPQMQQLMERNPEISHMLNNPELMRQTMELARNPAMMQEMMRNQDRALSNLESIPGGYNALRRMYTDIQEPMFSAAREQFGNNPFSSLAGNSDSSSSQPLRTENREPLPNPWSPSPPTSQAPGSGGEGTGGSGTSQVHPTVSNPFGINAASLGSGVFNSPEMQALLQQISENPQLMQNVISAPYMRSMMQTLAQNPDFAAQMMVNVPLFAGNPQLQEQLRLQLPVFLQQMQNPESLSVLTNPRAMQALLQIQQGLQTLQTEAPGLVPSLGSFGMSRTPAAPAGSDTGSAPEAPTSSPAPPATPSPAGAPNAPQHLMQQMVQLLAGGGNSQVQTTPEVRFQQQLEQLNSMGFINREANLQALIATGGDVNAAIERLLGSQLS; encoded by the exons ATGGCGGAGCCGAGCGGGGCCGAGGCCAGGCCCCCCATTCGGGTCACCGTCAAGACCCCCAAGGACAAGGAGGAAATCGTGATCTGCGATCGAGCCTCCGTCAAGGAG TTCAAAGAGGAGATCTCCAGGAGGTTTAAGGCTCAGCAGGATCAGCTGGTCCTGATCTTCGCAGGCAAGATCCTCAAGGATGGGGACACCCTGAACCAGCATGGGATCAAGGATGGGCTCACTGTCCATCTGGTCATCAAGACCCCTCAGAA GGCTCCAGATCCAGCTGCCACCACTGCTTCTTCCCCCTCCACTCCAGACCCTGCCTCGGCACCCTCCACCACGCCCGCTTCACCCGCCGCCCCGGCCCAGCCCTCCACCTCTGGCAGTGCCACTTCGGATGCTGGCAGCGGAAGCCGGAGGAGCAGTGGGGGGGGGCcctccccaggggctggggagggacccCCCAGCGCTACTGCATCCATACTCT CTGGCTTTGGGGGCCTCCTGGGCCTGGGCAGCCTGGGCCTGGGCTCCGCCAACTTCATGGAGCTGCAGCAGCAAATGCAGAGACAGCTGATGTCCAACCCCGAGATGCTGTCGCAGATCATGGAGAACCCCCTGGTCCAGGACATGATGTCTAACCCCGACCTGATGCGCCACATGATCATGGCCAACCCCCAGATGCAGCAGTTGATGGAGCGGAACCCTGAGATCAGCCACATGCTCAACAACCCGGAGCTCATGAGGCAG ACCATGGAGCTTGCTCGAAATCCAGCCATGATGCAAGAAATGATGCGGAACCAGGACCGGGCCCTGAGCAACCTGGAGAGCATCCCCGGAGGGTATAACGCCCTCCGCCGCATGTACACAGACATCCAAGAGCCGATGTTCAGTGCTGCCCGGGAACAG TTTGGCAACaaccccttctcttccctggccGGGAACTCCGACAGCTCGTCCTCCCAGCCTCTGCGGACTGAGAACCGAGAGCCCCTCCCTAACCCCTGGAGCCCctcgccccccacctcccaggccccCGGGTCCGGGGGGGAGGGCACCGGAGGATCGGGGACCAGCCAGGTGCACCCGACAGTCTCCAACCCCTTTGGGATCAATGCGGCTAGCCTGGGGTCAG GAGTGTTCAACAGCCCCGAGATGCAGGCTCTCCTCCAGCAGATCTCTGAAAACCCGCAGCTGATGCAGAACGTTATCTCTGCCCCCTACATGCGCAGCATGATGCAGACGCTGGCCCAGAACCCCGACTTTGCTGCTCAG ATGATGGTGAACGTGCCGCTCTTTGCGGGGAACCCCCAGCTGCAGGAGCAGCTCCGCCTCCAGCTCCCCGTCTTCCTGCAGCAG ATGCAGAACCCGGAGTCCCTGTCCGTGCTCACCAACCCCCGCGCCATGCAGGCCCTGCTGCAGATCCAGCAGGGCCTGCAGACCCTGCAGACCGAGGCCCCTGGGCTGGTACCCAG CCTTGGCTCCTTCGGGATGTCCCGGACCCCGGCGGCCCCGGCAGGCAGCGACACTGGGTCTGCGCCAGAGGCCCCCACCTCCTCGCCAGCGCCCCCCGCCACGCCTTCTCCAGCGGGGGCTCCCAATGCTCCCCAGCACCTCATGCAGCAGATGGTCCAGCTGTTGGCAGGGGGCGGGAACTCCCAG GTGCAGACGACGCCGGAAGTACGGTTCCAGCAGCAGCTGGAGCAGCTCAACTCCATGGGCTTCATCAACCGTGAAGCTAACCTGCAGGCCCTGATCGCCACAGGAGGGGACGTCAACGCAGCCATCGAGAGACTCCTGGGCTCGCAACTCTCCTAA
- the UBQLN4 gene encoding ubiquilin-4 isoform X1: MAEPSGAEARPPIRVTVKTPKDKEEIVICDRASVKEFKEEISRRFKAQQDQLVLIFAGKILKDGDTLNQHGIKDGLTVHLVIKTPQKAPDPAATTASSPSTPDPASAPSTTPASPAAPAQPSTSGSATSDAGSGSRRSSGGGPSPGAGEGPPSATASILSGFGGLLGLGSLGLGSANFMELQQQMQRQLMSNPEMLSQIMENPLVQDMMSNPDLMRHMIMANPQMQQLMERNPEISHMLNNPELMRQTMELARNPAMMQEMMRNQDRALSNLESIPGGYNALRRMYTDIQEPMFSAAREQFGNNPFSSLAGNSDSSSSQPLRTENREPLPNPWSPSPPTSQAPGSGGEGTGGSGTSQVHPTVSNPFGINAASLGSGVFNSPEMQALLQQISENPQLMQNVISAPYMRSMMQTLAQNPDFAAQMMVNVPLFAGNPQLQEQLRLQLPVFLQQMQNPESLSVLTNPRAMQALLQIQQGLQTLQTEAPGLVPRGCLPPLGLSCLQPWLLRDVPDPGGPGRQRHWVCARGPHLLASAPRHAFSSGGSQCSPAPHAADGPAVGRGRELPGADARRGWPCAPFTRPVLCRCRRRRKYGSSSSWSSSTPWASSTVKLTCRP, translated from the exons ATGGCGGAGCCGAGCGGGGCCGAGGCCAGGCCCCCCATTCGGGTCACCGTCAAGACCCCCAAGGACAAGGAGGAAATCGTGATCTGCGATCGAGCCTCCGTCAAGGAG TTCAAAGAGGAGATCTCCAGGAGGTTTAAGGCTCAGCAGGATCAGCTGGTCCTGATCTTCGCAGGCAAGATCCTCAAGGATGGGGACACCCTGAACCAGCATGGGATCAAGGATGGGCTCACTGTCCATCTGGTCATCAAGACCCCTCAGAA GGCTCCAGATCCAGCTGCCACCACTGCTTCTTCCCCCTCCACTCCAGACCCTGCCTCGGCACCCTCCACCACGCCCGCTTCACCCGCCGCCCCGGCCCAGCCCTCCACCTCTGGCAGTGCCACTTCGGATGCTGGCAGCGGAAGCCGGAGGAGCAGTGGGGGGGGGCcctccccaggggctggggagggacccCCCAGCGCTACTGCATCCATACTCT CTGGCTTTGGGGGCCTCCTGGGCCTGGGCAGCCTGGGCCTGGGCTCCGCCAACTTCATGGAGCTGCAGCAGCAAATGCAGAGACAGCTGATGTCCAACCCCGAGATGCTGTCGCAGATCATGGAGAACCCCCTGGTCCAGGACATGATGTCTAACCCCGACCTGATGCGCCACATGATCATGGCCAACCCCCAGATGCAGCAGTTGATGGAGCGGAACCCTGAGATCAGCCACATGCTCAACAACCCGGAGCTCATGAGGCAG ACCATGGAGCTTGCTCGAAATCCAGCCATGATGCAAGAAATGATGCGGAACCAGGACCGGGCCCTGAGCAACCTGGAGAGCATCCCCGGAGGGTATAACGCCCTCCGCCGCATGTACACAGACATCCAAGAGCCGATGTTCAGTGCTGCCCGGGAACAG TTTGGCAACaaccccttctcttccctggccGGGAACTCCGACAGCTCGTCCTCCCAGCCTCTGCGGACTGAGAACCGAGAGCCCCTCCCTAACCCCTGGAGCCCctcgccccccacctcccaggccccCGGGTCCGGGGGGGAGGGCACCGGAGGATCGGGGACCAGCCAGGTGCACCCGACAGTCTCCAACCCCTTTGGGATCAATGCGGCTAGCCTGGGGTCAG GAGTGTTCAACAGCCCCGAGATGCAGGCTCTCCTCCAGCAGATCTCTGAAAACCCGCAGCTGATGCAGAACGTTATCTCTGCCCCCTACATGCGCAGCATGATGCAGACGCTGGCCCAGAACCCCGACTTTGCTGCTCAG ATGATGGTGAACGTGCCGCTCTTTGCGGGGAACCCCCAGCTGCAGGAGCAGCTCCGCCTCCAGCTCCCCGTCTTCCTGCAGCAG ATGCAGAACCCGGAGTCCCTGTCCGTGCTCACCAACCCCCGCGCCATGCAGGCCCTGCTGCAGATCCAGCAGGGCCTGCAGACCCTGCAGACCGAGGCCCCTGGGCTGGTACCCAG AGGCTGCCTCCCACCTCTTGGTCTCTCCTGCCTGCAGCCTTGGCTCCTTCGGGATGTCCCGGACCCCGGCGGCCCCGGCAGGCAGCGACACTGGGTCTGCGCCAGAGGCCCCCACCTCCTCGCCAGCGCCCCCCGCCACGCCTTCTCCAGCGGGGGCTCCCAATGCTCCCCAGCACCTCATGCAGCAGATGGTCCAGCTGTTGGCAGGGGGCGGGAACTCCCAG GTGCAGACGCCAGAAGGGGGTGGCCCTGCGCCCCCTTCACGAGGCCCGTCCTCTGCAGGTGCAGACGACGCCGGAAGTACGGTTCCAGCAGCAGCTGGAGCAGCTCAACTCCATGGGCTTCATCAACCGTGAAGCTAACCTGCAGGCCCTGA